In the Paenibacillus sp. FSL R7-0337 genome, AGCTGACTGAGCCTGTGCTTTTCTTTCATTAATATCCCTCCCGTAGTAGACCTTCACAGACTTATGGTACTTGATTCTGCGGTTCGGCTCATCCAATAATTTTTTCAATTTAGAAAAAATAATGCTATACAAAGTTTTCGCCACAGATAAATTCGTTGCATGTGCTATGAAATTTGCCCTTCTATAATAAAGCTACAAACATAAAAAGAGGTGGATAAAGTGGAGGTTATTACTGAAGAGGGAACGGCAAAACGGTCCGGCAGCCCCGGGATAAGCAAGATGCGCAAGCAATCCTTTTACGACAATATTGCAGGGTATTTATTCATTGCCCCCATGCTCATTCTGACCGTAACGCTGGTAATTATTCCGATTCTCCTATCCGGTGTGATCAGCTTCTCGAACTGGAACTTTGTATCCGGGCTGGACGGGTTCGGGTTTGTCGGTCTGGATAACTACACCCGGCTGGTGCAGGACGAGTCCTTTCACCGCTCGCTCTACAACAACCTGATCATGATCGGCGTCGTTCCGGTTGCGATGTTCCTGGCGCTGGTGCTGGCGGTGCTGATCAACAAGGCAACGTATTTCAAAACCTTTTTCAAAGTGATCTACTTCATGCCCTTCATCTCAAGCTTCGTGGCGATTGCCCTGCTCTGGAGAGTGCTCTATCACCCGAACAACGGGCCGATCAACGGCTTCCTCAGATCTATAGGGTTCGAGCATCCGCCCATGTGGCTGGCTGATCCCAAGTACGCCCTGATCTCGGTCATGATTATTATGGTGTGGACTTCACTCGGCTTCAATATGGTAATCTATCTGGCAGGCCTGCAGAATATCTCACGGGATCTGTATGAAGCCGCCGATGTGGACGGGGCCTCACCGCTCAGACAATTCTTCAGAATTACACTGCCGATGCTGTCGCCTACGTCCTTCTTCCTGCTTATCACAGGAGTTGTCGGGTCCTTCAAGGTCTTCGATCTGATTATGGTGTTAACCGGCGGCGGTCCGGCAGGCTCAACCTCAGTTATTGTTTACTATCTATACGAGGTGGCGTTCGTGAATCTGGAGTCGGGCTATGCTTCGGCGATGGGCATTATTCTGCTGATCCTCATCCTGCTGGTGACCTTGTTTCAATGGGTCGGACAAAAGAAATGGGTCAACTACTAGGAGGTATACACATGCGATCGATCAAGCTTAACCGTGTTATTGTCACCGTCTTCATGGCGGTTGCGGGAATTCTGTTCATTATGCCATTCTTATGGATGCTCTCCGCTTCCTTCAAGCCCGAGCTGGATGTCATGAAATATCCGATAGAGTGGATTCCGGCGAAATGGAATGCGGTGGAGAACTATAAGCAGGTATGGGCGGGAGCCGTGCCGTTCACACTCTACTACTGGAACACGACGAAGGTTACCCTGATGTCTACAGCACTGTCGCTGATAATCTCCGCTATGGCGGCTTACGGCTTCTCCAAAATCATTTTCAAAGGGCGGGATATTCTCTTCCTGGTTGTCCTGGCCACCTTCATGATTCCAACGCAGGCCATTCTGGTTCCGCAGTTCATGATGTACCGCTGGCTTGGACTGTTCGACAGCCATTTCGGGCTGGTGCTGCTTGCCGCCTCCGGGGTGCTTGGAACCTTCCTGCTGAGACAGTTCTTCCTGGGAATCCATGATGAAATTATTGAATCGGCGCGGATTGATGCAGCGGGCCACTGGACGATCTTCATGCGGATTGCCATGCCACTGGTGCAGCCAGCCCTTGCTACCTATATGATTCTCCGCTTTATCTGGACCTGGAATGATTACCAGAATCCGCTGATCTTCCTTCGTTCCGATTCATTGTTTACCCTGCAGCTGGGCATCAGGAAATTCGCTGATTTCAGCGGCGAGTTCTACTCGTTGATGATGGCAGGCGCTGTATCGGCCATTCTGCCGTTGTTAATTATTTTCATGATCGGCCAGAAGCAGGTGATTGAGGGAGTTGCGATGGGCAGTGTCAAAGGCTAGACTAATTACATTACAGGGGGCCAAATCATGTCAAAAGTAAAACGCAATCTATTCATCGCTGTACCGCTGTTATCCCTGCTGGTATCCGGGTGCGGAGGCGCCGGCAAAGCAGAGAAGGAGCCGGCGGCAACGGGTGCCGGAGCAGTTGCAGAACAAGCGGTGACCATTAAGCTGAGTAACTGGTATGCCAAAAAAATGGACAACTGGGATGTCGTGATTGCCGAGTTCGAGAAGCAGCATCCGAATATCAAGGTGGAATTCGCCTCTGCGGAGGATAACAACTCCAACGAATATTATAAGAAGCTTGACCTGGCAGTGGCCGGCGGCGACGATCTGGATATCCTCATGTTCAGTAACATGACCTTCCTGTCCCAGCGGGCAGGGCTCGGCATGATCCAGCCGCTGGATGATTATCTGGCTAAGGACGGCATTAATTTCAAGGATGAATATACAGCGGATACCAGCATTGACGGCAAGGTCTATGGACTGCCCGGCAAGTCCTCACAGGGTCTGGTGATCATCAACGAGGAACATCTGAAAGAGGCTGGACTTGAGCTGCCTAAGGATTGGACCTGGGATCAGTACATGGATTACGCTAAGGCGATGACGAAGAAGACGGGCGATAAGACCCGGTATGGAACCTACTTCCACAGCTGGATTCAATATGGATATGTGGCGCAGACCTTCGGCCAGGCGGTGAATGCGAATCTGACTACCGATGATGGCAAGACCGCCAATATTGACAATCCATTCATGCGCAAGTCGCTTGAGCTGCGGCTTCGGGGAGAAACGGAAGGCTCCGCTACCCCTTATTCCGAAGTGGTCAGCCAGAAGCTGAACTACAGACCGCAATATTTCAACCAAGATACCAGTATGCTTGTCACCGGCTCCTTCCTGATCCCGGAGACTGGCGGAACAGAGACGATTCCGGCCAGCTTCAAGACCGTGTTCGCTCCGCTGCCGAAGATGAAGATCGAAGATCCGATGTCCTCGAACGTGAGCGGGGATGTCCTGAGCATCTACAGCAAGTCCAAGCATAAAGACGAAGCCTACACCTTCATCCGCTGGTTCTCCACCGAGGGGATTGTGCTGCAAGGGAAGAATATTCCGTCCTGGAAAAAAGCTGACTTAAAAGATGTGGTGGACCGGATTATCGCAGGCAGCAAAACCCCGGAAATGATCGACAAGGCTTCGCTGCTCTATGTTCTGGAGAATACTATACCGACTACGGCAGCTACAGCGGTGCCTTATCACGCTGAGCTGGAGAAGGTGCTGCTGGAGGAATTCGATAAAATGATGCTGTCCGGTCAAAGCATCGATGATACTATCGAGCACGCACAGACCAAAATACAGAAGATTATCGATTCCAAATCCTAAGCAGCAGATATTACAGATTAGATAGGAGTGCTGACCGTGCTGTATCCAATAATGACGGAAACCCGCAGTCTGTACGATCTGGGCGGGATATGGAATTTCAAGCTGGACGATGGCTCCGGCTGGGAGGAGAACTGGCAGGCCTCCAAGCTGACAGATACAATCCCTATGGCGGTGCCTTCGGCTTATAATGATCTGGGCGTAAGCCCGGAGATTCGCAATCATGTCGGCTGGGTGTGGTACGAGCGGGAGCTGACGCTCCCTTCGAGCATCCTGAATGAGCGGCTGGTGCTGCGCTTCGGCTCGGCCACCCATAAGGCCAAGGTATATATCAACGGAAGCTTGGTCATGGAGCATTCCGGCGGATTCCTGCCCTTCGAGGGCGTGATTAACGGCTATATCCGGCCGGGAACGAACCGGTTGACGGTAGCTGTTCATAACGTCGTGGATTACACCACATTACCTGTTGGCCTGTACACGGAGACCGAGGGGCCGGACGGGAAGATCAAGGTGAAGAACCAGCCGAACTTCGATTTCTTCAACTTTGCCGGACTCCAGCGGCCGGTGAGAATCTACTCCACCCCGCAGACCTTCGTTCAAGATGTCACTGTCGTAACTGACTATGCGGGTGAGCAGGGGATCGTCCGGTATAGTGTAGACATTACGGGCGAAGCCGATATCCGGGTTACGGTACAGGATGAAGAGGGGAACACGGTCTGCTCAGGGACGGAGCGGTCCAGTACACTGGATATTCCCTCTGTTAGACTATGGCAGCCGTTGAACGCTTACTTGTATATCCTGAGAATCGAACTGCTGCAATCCGGGCAATTGGTAGATGTCTATGAGCTGCCGTTCGGTGTGCGGACGGTAGAAGTGAAGGACGGGCAGTTCCTGATTAATGGCGAGCCCTTCTACTTCAAGGGCTACGGCAGACATGAGGATACTCCGTTCCATGGACGGGGCCTGGATGAAGCGGCGAACATTATGGATTTCAATCTGATGAAATGGTCCGGGGCCAACTCCTTCCGTACGGCGCATTATCCGTATGCCGAGGAAGTGATGCGGCTGGCCGACCGTGAAGGCTTCGTCGTGATCAATGAGACCCCGGCAGTAGGCCTGGACCTTAATTTCCTCGTGATGTTCTCAGGGGGTTCGAAGAAGGATACCTGGGCAGAGGTCCAGACCTTCGGGCATCACCAGCAGGTGATCCGGGAGCTGATCAACCGGGATAAGAACCATGCCTGTGTGGTGATGTGGAATGTAGCCAACGAACCGGCCTCCTATGAGGACGGAGCGTACGAATACTTCAAACCGCTGATCGAGCAGCTGCGGGAGGAAGATCCGCAGCACCGTCCGGTGACCCTGGTGACGCATATCGAAGCCTCACCGGCTAACGATAGAATCTCTGAGCTGATAGATGTACTGGCCTTCAACCGGTATTACGGCTGGTATGTGGACGGGGGAGACCTGGAGTCTGCGAAGGTTAAGCTGCGGCAGGAGCTGGAAGCGTGGAGCCAGCGGTGCCCTGGCAAGCCAATGATGATGACTGAATACGGAACCGATACCGTGGCCGGACTCCATGATGTGGAGCCGATCATGTTCACGGAAGAATATCAGGTGGCGTTCTACCGGGCGAATCATGAAGTCTTCGATGAGTTCCGTGAGTTTGTGGGCGAGCAGGTATGGAATTTCGCCGACTTTGCCACCAGCCAGGGCATCATCCGTGTGCAAGGGAACAAGAAGGGCATCTTCACCCGTGACCGCAAGCCCAAGGCGGCAGCCCACGAGCTGCGCCGGAGATGGACGGAGATCCCGGATTTTGGCTATAAGAAGTAATTTGAACCGCCATGTACAAGCAAGCCTGCAAGCCTTCTGTTAGGGGAGGCTTGCTTTTTTATATGTCCTCCTAGTAGACCGGCAAGCCTTTTGATGCAGAGTTGAATGATTTTAGTGATATATTATAATGCAGAGGGTGGCATAATAATCTTCTACTCTAAATGAGGTGTACAATGAATCGGATTTTACTGGTCGAAGATGATGAGAACTTGGCATTCGGTAT is a window encoding:
- a CDS encoding sugar ABC transporter permease; this encodes MEVITEEGTAKRSGSPGISKMRKQSFYDNIAGYLFIAPMLILTVTLVIIPILLSGVISFSNWNFVSGLDGFGFVGLDNYTRLVQDESFHRSLYNNLIMIGVVPVAMFLALVLAVLINKATYFKTFFKVIYFMPFISSFVAIALLWRVLYHPNNGPINGFLRSIGFEHPPMWLADPKYALISVMIIMVWTSLGFNMVIYLAGLQNISRDLYEAADVDGASPLRQFFRITLPMLSPTSFFLLITGVVGSFKVFDLIMVLTGGGPAGSTSVIVYYLYEVAFVNLESGYASAMGIILLILILLVTLFQWVGQKKWVNY
- a CDS encoding carbohydrate ABC transporter permease; translation: MRSIKLNRVIVTVFMAVAGILFIMPFLWMLSASFKPELDVMKYPIEWIPAKWNAVENYKQVWAGAVPFTLYYWNTTKVTLMSTALSLIISAMAAYGFSKIIFKGRDILFLVVLATFMIPTQAILVPQFMMYRWLGLFDSHFGLVLLAASGVLGTFLLRQFFLGIHDEIIESARIDAAGHWTIFMRIAMPLVQPALATYMILRFIWTWNDYQNPLIFLRSDSLFTLQLGIRKFADFSGEFYSLMMAGAVSAILPLLIIFMIGQKQVIEGVAMGSVKG
- a CDS encoding sugar ABC transporter substrate-binding protein produces the protein MSKVKRNLFIAVPLLSLLVSGCGGAGKAEKEPAATGAGAVAEQAVTIKLSNWYAKKMDNWDVVIAEFEKQHPNIKVEFASAEDNNSNEYYKKLDLAVAGGDDLDILMFSNMTFLSQRAGLGMIQPLDDYLAKDGINFKDEYTADTSIDGKVYGLPGKSSQGLVIINEEHLKEAGLELPKDWTWDQYMDYAKAMTKKTGDKTRYGTYFHSWIQYGYVAQTFGQAVNANLTTDDGKTANIDNPFMRKSLELRLRGETEGSATPYSEVVSQKLNYRPQYFNQDTSMLVTGSFLIPETGGTETIPASFKTVFAPLPKMKIEDPMSSNVSGDVLSIYSKSKHKDEAYTFIRWFSTEGIVLQGKNIPSWKKADLKDVVDRIIAGSKTPEMIDKASLLYVLENTIPTTAATAVPYHAELEKVLLEEFDKMMLSGQSIDDTIEHAQTKIQKIIDSKS
- the uidA gene encoding beta-glucuronidase produces the protein MLYPIMTETRSLYDLGGIWNFKLDDGSGWEENWQASKLTDTIPMAVPSAYNDLGVSPEIRNHVGWVWYERELTLPSSILNERLVLRFGSATHKAKVYINGSLVMEHSGGFLPFEGVINGYIRPGTNRLTVAVHNVVDYTTLPVGLYTETEGPDGKIKVKNQPNFDFFNFAGLQRPVRIYSTPQTFVQDVTVVTDYAGEQGIVRYSVDITGEADIRVTVQDEEGNTVCSGTERSSTLDIPSVRLWQPLNAYLYILRIELLQSGQLVDVYELPFGVRTVEVKDGQFLINGEPFYFKGYGRHEDTPFHGRGLDEAANIMDFNLMKWSGANSFRTAHYPYAEEVMRLADREGFVVINETPAVGLDLNFLVMFSGGSKKDTWAEVQTFGHHQQVIRELINRDKNHACVVMWNVANEPASYEDGAYEYFKPLIEQLREEDPQHRPVTLVTHIEASPANDRISELIDVLAFNRYYGWYVDGGDLESAKVKLRQELEAWSQRCPGKPMMMTEYGTDTVAGLHDVEPIMFTEEYQVAFYRANHEVFDEFREFVGEQVWNFADFATSQGIIRVQGNKKGIFTRDRKPKAAAHELRRRWTEIPDFGYKK